Proteins encoded by one window of Geobacter sp. DSM 9736:
- the hrpB gene encoding ATP-dependent helicase HrpB, which yields MQTLPIQQILPEISAALSSHPVVIVHAPPGAGKTTCVPLALLNAPFLSSRKRIVMLEPRRLAATNAARWMASRLGEEVGNTVGYTIRFDRKISSSSRIEVVTEGILTRRLQDDPFLDNVGIVIFDEFHERSIHTDASLALCRDVQQGLREDLKIVIMSATLDCEPLASLLGGAPILSSPGRTFPVEIRYLEDKATTGIAEATAAGVRLALRETEGDVLVFLPGMAEITKCQQLINAEDFREPLLTLPLYGDLPFAAQERAILPGNVRKVVLATNIAETSLTIEGVSVVVDSGWYRQLRFDPVTGLNRLQTVRISSASAEQRCGRAGRLGPGICYRLWDEHTQRTLLPFSPPEIRTADLAPLALELAKWGVNDPDSLTWLDPPPVSALAEGRKLLMALGALDANGGMTSRGKEMAALPVHPRLAHLLLEGKDRGMPGVASDLAAILSERDIFRGGSTKTITTSESDLTDRLDALICWREKRSSIGLDEQACRIVDRVATSFRRLLKDREEVAAASSEIVGILAASAFPDRIGLLRSAGGDRYLLANGRGARLSGRSAVRGAKYLVAVAVDAGEGGEGLIHLATILEEASFRREFSPLIVRQRVVRWDSEEGRVVAREEERYLSLTLGYSPVVPSADEALVAVIEGIRREGLSILAWNQRASLFRDRMKFLSAFFPDDGWPDFSEEHLLRTVEEWLGPWLSGVRSRSDLSRLDLLSPLQGLLDWEQLKMLDEGAPPHIQVPSGAKIPLQYGADGPPVLAVKLQEMFGLGETPTVGWGRVPVILHLLSPARRPLQVTQDLKNFWNTTYQDVKKEMKGRYPKHPWPDDPWRALPTRHVSKLRK from the coding sequence ATGCAGACCCTTCCCATTCAGCAAATCCTCCCCGAAATCAGCGCTGCGCTTTCTTCACACCCGGTCGTCATAGTTCATGCTCCCCCCGGCGCAGGAAAGACTACCTGCGTCCCGCTGGCGTTGCTTAACGCACCATTCCTGTCTTCACGCAAAAGAATCGTGATGCTCGAACCGCGCCGCCTTGCAGCTACCAATGCCGCACGCTGGATGGCCTCGCGACTCGGAGAGGAAGTCGGGAATACCGTAGGCTACACCATACGTTTCGACAGAAAGATATCCTCCTCTAGCCGTATCGAGGTTGTCACCGAGGGGATACTTACGCGTCGCCTCCAGGATGATCCGTTTCTCGATAACGTAGGCATCGTTATATTCGATGAATTTCACGAGCGCAGTATTCATACTGATGCTTCTCTCGCTCTCTGCCGCGACGTACAGCAAGGTCTTCGAGAAGACCTGAAAATAGTCATTATGTCAGCGACCCTCGATTGTGAACCCCTTGCGAGCCTACTTGGTGGCGCTCCAATCCTTTCGAGCCCTGGACGAACCTTTCCGGTTGAGATCCGTTACCTGGAAGACAAGGCGACGACTGGCATAGCTGAGGCAACTGCCGCGGGGGTGCGCCTCGCCTTGCGGGAGACGGAAGGTGATGTACTGGTCTTTCTACCCGGAATGGCTGAGATCACAAAGTGTCAGCAGTTGATCAATGCTGAGGATTTCAGGGAACCGCTCCTCACTCTTCCCCTCTACGGCGACCTCCCATTTGCAGCCCAGGAGCGGGCGATTCTGCCCGGGAACGTACGCAAGGTGGTCCTGGCCACCAACATCGCTGAAACAAGCCTCACGATCGAGGGGGTGAGTGTGGTGGTCGATAGCGGATGGTACAGGCAACTCCGCTTCGATCCAGTTACCGGCCTCAACAGGCTTCAGACAGTACGGATTTCCTCAGCCTCTGCTGAACAACGCTGCGGCAGGGCCGGCCGACTCGGCCCTGGCATCTGTTACAGGTTATGGGACGAGCATACTCAGCGAACACTCCTGCCTTTTTCTCCTCCCGAGATCAGGACTGCCGACCTTGCTCCACTTGCCCTTGAGCTTGCAAAATGGGGTGTAAACGATCCGGACAGCCTTACCTGGCTCGATCCTCCGCCGGTATCTGCTCTTGCCGAAGGGAGGAAGCTCCTAATGGCGCTGGGTGCGCTTGACGCGAATGGAGGAATGACTTCCAGAGGCAAGGAAATGGCAGCGCTCCCTGTTCATCCCCGGCTGGCTCATCTGTTGCTGGAGGGCAAGGATCGAGGAATGCCTGGAGTGGCGTCTGATCTTGCTGCAATTCTTTCCGAACGGGATATCTTTCGCGGGGGCTCCACCAAGACGATTACGACAAGCGAGAGTGACTTGACTGACCGTCTCGATGCTTTGATCTGCTGGCGGGAAAAACGCTCTTCCATCGGCCTTGACGAACAGGCGTGCAGGATAGTGGACAGGGTTGCGACGTCATTTCGCCGATTACTGAAGGATCGGGAGGAGGTGGCTGCTGCCTCTTCTGAAATCGTGGGAATACTGGCAGCATCAGCTTTCCCCGACAGAATAGGTTTGCTGCGTTCTGCAGGTGGTGACCGGTACCTGCTCGCGAACGGCAGGGGTGCCAGGTTGTCCGGGCGGAGTGCGGTGAGAGGGGCGAAGTATTTGGTAGCCGTGGCAGTGGACGCGGGAGAGGGGGGTGAGGGTTTGATTCACTTGGCTACCATTCTGGAAGAGGCGAGCTTTCGCAGAGAGTTTTCCCCATTAATTGTTCGACAGAGGGTGGTGCGCTGGGATAGTGAAGAGGGAAGGGTGGTGGCCCGGGAGGAGGAGAGATATCTTTCCCTGACTCTCGGTTATTCCCCTGTGGTCCCTTCCGCCGATGAGGCACTTGTCGCAGTGATCGAAGGAATACGCCGTGAGGGGCTATCGATCCTTGCCTGGAATCAGCGGGCGTCACTTTTCCGGGATCGGATGAAATTTCTCTCCGCTTTCTTCCCCGATGACGGTTGGCCTGATTTTTCGGAGGAACATCTTCTGCGGACCGTCGAGGAATGGCTTGGACCGTGGCTTTCGGGGGTGAGATCCCGTAGCGACCTTTCAAGATTAGACCTGCTCTCCCCCCTGCAGGGGCTTCTCGACTGGGAGCAGTTGAAGATGCTGGATGAGGGGGCACCCCCCCATATACAAGTGCCAAGCGGAGCGAAGATTCCTCTGCAATACGGTGCCGATGGACCCCCTGTTCTGGCCGTGAAGCTCCAGGAGATGTTCGGACTGGGGGAGACGCCGACCGTTGGGTGGGGAAGAGTGCCGGTGATTCTGCACTTGCTGTCGCCAGCTCGCCGTCCACTTCAGGTGACTCAGGATCTCAAAAATTTCTGGAATACGACATATCAGGACGTTAAGAAAGAGATGAAGGGCCGATATCCGAAGCATCCATGGCCTGACGATCCCTGGCGGGCGTTGCCGACACGTCATGTGTCTAAACTTCGTAAATAA
- a CDS encoding M23 family metallopeptidase — protein sequence MKRAIETAVMVTCISMLAAYASADIYRYVDDNGSICFTDAPTRPAVRILSDKLPSKRDHQADVIGGLRSGIRSAKKRSIFRVHGEAYAEEKLIAPVEGTVTSVFGYRHDPLDGKMRLHQGVDIAVPTGTPVRAAARGVVAFSGNHSGYGNVVAIEHEDGTTTLYGHNSVNLAAEGDYVRQDTPIALSGSTGRSTGPHLHFEAWKKGVNVTSSLLREWISQPGGRLGDTIAGTLAVEDGSVILTNSR from the coding sequence ATGAAACGAGCCATCGAAACAGCAGTTATGGTAACTTGCATCAGCATGCTTGCAGCATATGCTTCTGCAGATATCTACCGCTATGTAGACGACAACGGTAGCATCTGTTTCACCGACGCCCCTACCCGTCCAGCAGTTAGAATACTCAGCGACAAGCTTCCCTCGAAAAGGGATCATCAGGCTGATGTAATTGGTGGTCTCCGGTCCGGAATCCGATCTGCTAAAAAAAGAAGCATTTTCCGGGTCCATGGAGAAGCTTACGCAGAAGAAAAACTCATAGCTCCCGTAGAAGGCACCGTGACATCGGTTTTTGGTTATCGCCATGACCCTCTGGATGGAAAGATGCGTCTGCACCAAGGTGTCGACATTGCAGTACCTACTGGCACTCCGGTCAGGGCTGCAGCACGAGGAGTAGTGGCGTTCAGCGGTAACCACTCAGGATACGGAAATGTTGTCGCTATCGAGCATGAAGATGGAACAACTACTCTTTACGGTCACAACTCTGTGAATTTAGCGGCGGAAGGAGATTACGTCCGCCAGGATACCCCTATTGCGTTATCGGGATCAACGGGGCGTTCAACGGGACCTCACCTACATTTTGAGGCTTGGAAAAAGGGAGTGAACGTCACATCGTCGTTGCTCCGGGAATGGATTTCCCAACCCGGAGGAAGACTCGGAGATACCATAGCCGGTACACTTGCTGTGGAAGACGGGTCTGTCATCCTCACGAATTCGCGATGA
- a CDS encoding P-II family nitrogen regulator: MRKVEAIIKPFKLDEVKEALNEIGIQGITVSEVKGFGRQKGHTELYRGAEYVVDFIPKIKMEIIVGDDIVTRVVETIEQAAKTGRIGDGKIFVTPVEEVVRIRTGERGEDAL, from the coding sequence TTGAGAAAAGTCGAAGCCATCATCAAGCCATTCAAGCTCGATGAAGTTAAAGAAGCATTGAACGAGATCGGCATTCAGGGGATAACGGTAAGTGAAGTAAAAGGTTTTGGCCGACAGAAGGGGCATACTGAGCTGTACCGGGGAGCAGAATACGTTGTGGATTTCATCCCCAAAATTAAGATGGAAATAATTGTCGGCGACGATATCGTCACGCGTGTGGTTGAAACGATAGAGCAGGCCGCGAAAACCGGGAGAATCGGAGATGGAAAAATATTCGTGACTCCGGTAGAGGAAGTTGTCCGCATCAGAACTGGCGAACGGGGCGAAGACGCACTGTAA
- the glnA gene encoding type I glutamate--ammonia ligase, with protein sequence MTPKQVVEFAKENGALMVDYKFMDFVGIWQHFTTPVSEFSEDTFDDGLGFDGSSIRGWQPIHASDMIILPDPATAKMDPFTAIPTLSLICNIFDPITKEDYSRDPRNIARKAEAYVKSTGLGDTAYFGPEAEFFIFDDVRYDLSANQSFYVVDSSEGIWNSGREEFPNLGYKPRHKEGYFPCSPTDSLNDLRNEMVMEMQKVGIRVEAQHHEVATGGQCEIDMRFDSLVAMADKLQWFKYIIKNVAYRNGKTVTFMPKPLYGDNGSGMHCHMSIWKEGTNLFAGDKYGGLSQMALYYIGGIIKHARALCAFTNPTTNSYKRLVPGFEAPVNMAYSSRNRSASIRIPMMSTNPKAKRIEYRTPDPSANGYLAFAAMLMAGLDGIENKIDPGQPLDKDIYGLSPEELVNIPSAPGSLEEALLALKDDHEFLLKGDVFTPDVIEKWIEYKMEAEVNPVRMRPVPLEFALYFDI encoded by the coding sequence ATGACACCAAAACAGGTAGTGGAGTTCGCCAAAGAAAATGGCGCTCTGATGGTTGATTACAAATTCATGGATTTCGTGGGTATATGGCAGCATTTTACCACCCCCGTTTCCGAGTTCAGCGAGGACACCTTTGACGACGGACTTGGCTTCGATGGCTCTTCAATTCGCGGCTGGCAGCCTATCCACGCGTCTGACATGATCATTCTTCCCGATCCTGCAACGGCAAAAATGGATCCGTTCACCGCGATCCCGACCCTGTCCCTGATTTGCAACATCTTCGACCCGATCACCAAGGAAGATTACTCCCGCGATCCACGCAACATTGCACGTAAAGCTGAAGCTTATGTCAAATCAACCGGCTTGGGCGACACTGCTTACTTCGGGCCGGAAGCTGAATTTTTCATATTCGACGACGTCCGTTATGATCTGAGTGCAAACCAGTCTTTCTACGTGGTCGATTCCAGCGAAGGGATCTGGAATTCAGGTCGTGAAGAGTTCCCGAACCTCGGATACAAGCCGCGCCACAAGGAAGGTTATTTCCCGTGTTCCCCTACTGACTCACTGAACGATCTTCGGAACGAGATGGTGATGGAGATGCAGAAGGTCGGTATAAGGGTGGAAGCGCAGCACCACGAGGTTGCTACCGGAGGACAGTGCGAGATCGACATGCGCTTCGATTCTCTCGTCGCCATGGCCGACAAGCTCCAGTGGTTCAAATACATCATCAAAAATGTGGCCTATCGCAACGGCAAAACCGTAACTTTCATGCCGAAGCCGCTATACGGTGACAACGGCTCCGGGATGCACTGCCACATGTCGATTTGGAAAGAGGGGACGAACCTCTTTGCAGGAGACAAGTACGGCGGTCTTTCGCAGATGGCCCTCTACTATATCGGCGGCATAATCAAGCATGCCCGAGCTCTGTGCGCCTTCACCAACCCCACCACCAACAGCTATAAACGTCTTGTGCCGGGATTTGAAGCTCCGGTGAACATGGCATACTCCAGCCGTAACCGTTCCGCCTCTATCCGTATTCCGATGATGAGCACCAACCCGAAGGCGAAGCGCATTGAATACCGTACTCCCGACCCTTCCGCCAACGGCTACCTCGCTTTTGCTGCGATGCTCATGGCTGGACTCGATGGAATCGAAAACAAGATCGATCCAGGGCAACCGCTTGACAAGGACATCTACGGCCTGTCCCCGGAAGAACTCGTTAATATCCCTTCGGCTCCAGGATCCCTTGAAGAAGCGCTCCTCGCTCTCAAGGATGATCATGAGTTCCTACTCAAGGGCGATGTGTTTACTCCCGATGTCATAGAAAAATGGATTGAATATAAAATGGAAGCGGAAGTGAACCCGGTTCGCATGCGCCCGGTTCCGCTCGAATTTGCTCTTTACTTTGACATCTGA
- a CDS encoding L,D-transpeptidase: MFKKFAVIPVFILFAVIVIHNPEATSEPAANPLDPAREDLARVEYPSQESIPWYPHFIRPNETLESLFGDDWVLVARFNRIDRRHTYPGMTLKVPRYMEDIRHYTPVPRFYEPAKRYEKYILVDLTEQWIGAYEYGKLKLSMPAATGSRGHETPTGLFRVDARHRWHTSSLYKTEDETGQYPMDNAFRFHIGEDDVSYWIHARDLPGRPASHGCIGVYDEEMQNRVYGIPHKPVLKDSHQLYDWAVGENDYEDDTGELEELEDGPVVEIKGSNPRYLPAMTASAR, encoded by the coding sequence ATGTTTAAAAAGTTTGCTGTTATCCCTGTCTTCATCCTTTTCGCGGTAATTGTTATTCACAACCCTGAGGCAACGTCAGAGCCCGCTGCAAATCCTCTTGATCCTGCCCGAGAGGATCTTGCCCGTGTCGAGTACCCGAGTCAGGAAAGTATTCCGTGGTATCCACATTTCATCAGACCGAATGAGACTCTAGAATCTCTTTTTGGGGATGACTGGGTCCTGGTTGCCAGATTCAATCGCATTGACAGACGCCACACTTATCCCGGCATGACACTGAAGGTGCCCCGGTACATGGAGGATATTCGCCACTACACTCCAGTCCCGCGATTTTATGAACCGGCCAAACGTTACGAGAAATATATTCTGGTCGATCTGACTGAGCAGTGGATCGGGGCTTATGAATATGGGAAGCTGAAACTTTCGATGCCGGCAGCGACTGGCAGCAGGGGGCATGAGACCCCGACTGGCCTTTTTCGTGTTGATGCGCGGCATCGATGGCATACATCATCACTGTACAAGACAGAGGATGAAACGGGGCAGTATCCTATGGACAACGCGTTCCGTTTCCACATCGGGGAAGATGATGTCTCGTACTGGATTCATGCTCGTGATCTCCCTGGTCGTCCTGCTTCCCATGGCTGCATTGGGGTCTACGACGAAGAGATGCAGAACCGTGTTTACGGCATTCCGCATAAACCAGTATTGAAAGATTCTCACCAACTCTATGATTGGGCAGTGGGTGAGAATGACTATGAAGATGATACGGGGGAACTTGAGGAGCTTGAAGATGGCCCCGTTGTAGAAATCAAGGGTAGTAATCCCCGATACCTTCCTGCTATGACCGCTTCTGCGCGATAA
- a CDS encoding DsbC family protein: MKNRFLLTNLVLTGVLVFGQVANAASDPAKPEAALRKAFPQLAFDSIQPSEIPGLYEVVSGQNILYFYPDKEYILAGEIYTKDRLSLTAEKRKQLSERLIKDLPLEKAVKMGSGKNVVIEFTDPDCPYCRKASEFLKMQTGVTRYVFFAPFAHPAAIEKVHYILNAADKAQAYSEMMEKGLPLPAPVQNEAIKALAQEHIALARKLGVQGTPTFFINGKMVVGADTKQIEQLLKEGAK; the protein is encoded by the coding sequence ATGAAGAATCGGTTTTTGCTAACAAATTTGGTGCTTACAGGGGTGCTGGTCTTCGGACAGGTGGCGAACGCTGCTTCCGATCCCGCAAAGCCCGAAGCTGCCCTGCGCAAAGCCTTTCCGCAGCTAGCCTTCGACAGCATTCAGCCTAGTGAGATTCCTGGTCTTTACGAGGTGGTATCGGGGCAGAATATTCTCTATTTTTATCCTGACAAGGAATACATTCTAGCTGGCGAGATATACACGAAAGACCGGCTAAGTCTTACAGCTGAGAAAAGAAAACAGCTGAGTGAAAGACTGATAAAGGATCTTCCGCTCGAAAAAGCAGTGAAGATGGGTAGTGGAAAAAATGTCGTAATAGAGTTTACCGATCCGGATTGCCCTTACTGCAGAAAGGCTTCTGAATTCCTAAAGATGCAAACCGGTGTTACCCGCTACGTCTTCTTTGCCCCGTTTGCCCATCCTGCTGCCATAGAAAAAGTACACTACATTCTTAATGCGGCTGACAAGGCGCAAGCCTACTCCGAGATGATGGAAAAAGGACTGCCGCTTCCTGCTCCTGTCCAGAATGAAGCCATCAAAGCTCTTGCCCAGGAACACATCGCACTTGCAAGGAAATTGGGTGTTCAGGGGACCCCAACCTTTTTTATAAATGGAAAAATGGTAGTAGGTGCCGATACTAAACAGATTGAGCAGCTTTTAAAGGAGGGGGCGAAGTAG
- a CDS encoding chemotaxis protein CheX, with the protein MAVKFFGQFLVEKRIVSRESLLEAIRLQESVNLSFGDLAIAMGYMSQQDVVRVNQAQRSQDERFGDLAVKLGVLTEDRLQQVLVQQKSTHLYIGEALVRVGALSEADLPRHLEDFKEDQAPYMTERVKIPSGTPHPEMCEIIADLTYKMLTRVARLTFRPEQCLLSPNPAPNDIGAVITFSGDIQARYLFTISRFAQKKLAAAMLNQADVGEEPQEILDDTVMEFINVVCGNIAARAAQFGKRMEINPPEIVAAPEMVKIEPGETGLSFPVCYTDGEHSELYITIR; encoded by the coding sequence ATGGCTGTTAAGTTCTTTGGTCAGTTTCTGGTGGAGAAGAGGATAGTTTCAAGAGAGTCATTGCTGGAGGCGATTCGGCTGCAGGAATCCGTAAACCTCAGTTTTGGCGATCTAGCCATTGCCATGGGATACATGTCTCAGCAGGATGTGGTTCGTGTCAATCAAGCCCAACGGAGTCAAGACGAACGGTTCGGAGATCTGGCCGTCAAACTAGGTGTGCTCACGGAAGACAGGCTCCAGCAGGTGCTTGTACAACAAAAGAGCACACATCTCTACATAGGCGAAGCGCTCGTCCGCGTCGGTGCACTTAGCGAAGCCGATCTTCCCCGGCACCTTGAAGATTTTAAGGAGGACCAGGCACCGTACATGACAGAACGAGTGAAGATTCCCAGCGGGACTCCTCATCCTGAAATGTGCGAAATTATCGCTGACCTGACATATAAAATGCTCACGAGGGTTGCACGTCTCACGTTTCGCCCTGAGCAATGCCTTCTATCCCCTAATCCAGCACCGAATGATATAGGCGCAGTTATCACCTTCTCAGGAGACATACAGGCAAGGTATCTGTTCACCATTTCCAGGTTCGCCCAGAAGAAGCTTGCAGCGGCAATGCTGAATCAGGCAGATGTGGGGGAAGAACCTCAGGAGATTCTTGATGACACTGTCATGGAGTTCATAAATGTCGTATGTGGAAACATAGCGGCGAGGGCAGCACAGTTCGGGAAAAGGATGGAAATAAATCCTCCGGAAATAGTAGCAGCTCCCGAGATGGTCAAGATCGAGCCCGGGGAAACTGGATTAAGCTTTCCCGTCTGCTATACCGATGGAGAACATTCCGAACTATATATCACCATTAGGTAG
- a CDS encoding response regulator — protein sequence MKKVLIVDDSISVARQLEKIICDSGEFEVAGHGKNGLEAIKLHQTLHPDIICMDMNMPQMDGITALRSLVALDREVKVVMITSLGGVGDKFTECMKLGARSVISKPFEAENVLSILRTL from the coding sequence ATGAAAAAGGTTCTTATTGTTGACGACAGCATTTCAGTAGCACGTCAATTGGAAAAGATCATCTGTGACAGCGGCGAATTCGAAGTGGCTGGTCACGGGAAAAACGGACTGGAAGCCATCAAACTTCACCAGACGTTACACCCTGACATCATCTGCATGGACATGAACATGCCGCAAATGGATGGTATCACTGCTCTACGTAGCCTGGTGGCTCTGGACCGGGAGGTCAAAGTGGTCATGATTACATCCTTGGGGGGGGTCGGCGACAAATTTACCGAATGCATGAAACTGGGAGCAAGGAGCGTTATCTCTAAACCCTTTGAAGCGGAGAATGTCCTGAGTATTCTGCGTACACTGTAG
- a CDS encoding Ig-like domain-containing protein, with the protein MLLNGHDLAPDTAISGEGRYLLDISAEDTAGNATQLHIDFLIDTTPPATSMNAAPHYSDNEGTVYVKGDALVTATAEDTGMAASDISGIECRLDGTGDWLQYRAPISLSGLSDGMHTVYCFSTDRAGNRESEQKFSFIVQNSAPVTALTLSSPYRVGSDEIFIASPSTIFTLFASGSASGIALTEYQIDEGPWEQATRFSIGSEGTHVVRFRSTDKLGNKETPKTLRVLIDAKPPATSISVGNPKFEAANNRMLYASPLTSFTLSSSNPVAGVGRTEYRIDNRRWTEYKPFTIEPEGKHVIEYRTIDAIGNAEVSKSQHVTVDATPPVTTALLDGKKAEPGATIYRKGDTSISLTATDALSGVRLVEYRIGSGQWRSFEPFRITQGDRQDIFYRSIDNVGNSEEPKKITIALDKTPPATKLEVGSPKMKKDEMLHVTTSTRFTLHATDPESGISSTEYRLDGGEWKPYAPFTVTPPGKHLLDFRSTDNVGNQEHPYSVLVTVNDTPPSTLLRRTSEPAPVKGNVFLQDRESLSLQGIGTPWEVSKTEYRLGDGSWMEYSKPLTFSEEGKFLLHFRSKDKGGNEEPVQTVSVVVDKTPPLSEMGIGTPKRELDGVMHIETETVITPTATDNLSGVRAIHYQLSGHSVETDGVPFSVVSKGDYVLTYWSLDRSGNSEIPRSVRLTVTPSPKRFAAEDLLLGNELVETVHDSTQEKVVAKATPPLDPSSPAEPLPPYDDRELKNPPDDFAVVPVEQQEKRNPLLKFVMGIAQALLILGVMLL; encoded by the coding sequence ATGCTGCTCAATGGGCATGATTTAGCACCCGATACCGCCATCTCCGGTGAAGGTCGCTACTTGTTGGATATTTCAGCGGAAGATACCGCTGGAAATGCAACCCAGCTTCACATTGATTTCTTAATCGACACCACGCCACCTGCAACATCGATGAATGCAGCCCCCCATTATTCGGACAATGAAGGTACTGTGTATGTTAAAGGAGATGCCCTTGTAACGGCTACAGCAGAAGACACCGGTATGGCAGCATCGGATATTTCCGGAATCGAGTGCCGCCTCGACGGCACCGGTGATTGGCTTCAATATCGCGCACCCATAAGTCTTTCCGGTCTCAGCGATGGCATGCATACGGTTTATTGCTTCTCGACCGACCGTGCAGGCAATCGGGAGAGTGAGCAAAAGTTTTCTTTTATTGTTCAGAACTCAGCGCCCGTCACTGCCCTCACCCTTTCTTCTCCGTACCGGGTCGGATCTGATGAAATATTTATCGCATCGCCATCAACCATTTTCACCCTTTTTGCCTCAGGCTCTGCATCCGGTATAGCCTTGACAGAATACCAGATCGACGAAGGGCCATGGGAGCAGGCAACTCGTTTCAGCATCGGCAGCGAAGGTACGCATGTTGTTCGCTTCAGAAGCACCGACAAGCTTGGGAACAAGGAGACACCCAAGACCCTGCGAGTGCTGATCGACGCGAAACCACCGGCAACTTCGATATCAGTCGGAAATCCCAAGTTTGAAGCCGCGAATAACAGGATGCTCTATGCATCTCCTCTCACCAGCTTTACGTTAAGCTCCAGCAACCCAGTTGCCGGAGTCGGAAGAACCGAGTACCGCATTGACAACAGAAGATGGACCGAGTACAAGCCTTTTACAATCGAACCGGAAGGAAAACATGTTATCGAGTACCGCACCATCGACGCCATCGGTAACGCTGAAGTATCGAAAAGCCAGCATGTAACGGTCGATGCTACCCCCCCGGTTACCACTGCACTTTTGGATGGCAAAAAAGCCGAACCGGGAGCAACAATTTACCGCAAAGGTGACACCAGCATCAGCCTCACTGCGACAGACGCTTTATCAGGCGTGCGGCTGGTTGAATATCGAATAGGAAGCGGACAATGGCGGTCCTTCGAGCCTTTCCGGATCACGCAGGGCGACCGACAGGACATCTTCTATCGAAGCATAGATAACGTAGGAAATAGCGAAGAACCGAAAAAAATAACTATTGCTCTGGACAAGACCCCTCCCGCCACAAAGCTGGAGGTCGGATCTCCGAAAATGAAGAAAGACGAGATGCTCCATGTTACGACCAGCACTCGCTTTACACTTCATGCTACAGACCCGGAGTCAGGCATCTCATCTACCGAATACCGCCTGGACGGCGGGGAATGGAAGCCATACGCCCCATTTACAGTCACCCCCCCTGGAAAACATCTTCTGGATTTTCGCAGCACTGACAACGTAGGCAATCAGGAACATCCGTATTCGGTTCTGGTGACGGTCAATGATACTCCTCCTTCCACTTTGTTACGTCGGACCAGTGAACCGGCACCGGTCAAAGGAAATGTGTTCCTGCAGGACCGGGAATCTTTATCCCTACAGGGGATAGGAACGCCCTGGGAGGTGTCGAAGACGGAGTACCGGTTGGGAGACGGGAGCTGGATGGAGTACAGCAAACCCTTGACCTTCTCGGAAGAAGGTAAATTCCTTCTACATTTCCGCTCTAAAGATAAAGGCGGAAATGAAGAGCCGGTACAAACCGTTTCCGTAGTCGTGGACAAAACACCTCCTCTCTCTGAGATGGGTATCGGGACACCGAAGCGTGAACTCGACGGGGTAATGCATATCGAAACAGAGACGGTTATTACCCCTACGGCGACAGATAATCTTTCGGGCGTGCGCGCGATTCATTATCAATTGTCGGGACATAGCGTCGAAACCGACGGCGTACCATTCAGTGTCGTTTCAAAGGGGGACTATGTGCTTACTTATTGGAGCCTGGACAGATCGGGCAACAGTGAGATTCCACGCTCTGTACGATTGACTGTTACCCCTTCCCCTAAAAGATTCGCTGCAGAAGATCTCCTGCTGGGAAATGAGTTGGTAGAAACAGTGCACGATTCCACCCAGGAAAAGGTGGTTGCAAAGGCAACTCCCCCCCTCGACCCTTCTTCCCCTGCCGAACCCTTACCCCCCTATGATGACAGAGAACTTAAAAATCCTCCTGATGATTTCGCTGTCGTTCCCGTCGAGCAACAAGAAAAAAGGAACCCTCTTCTGAAATTTGTGATGGGGATAGCTCAAGCTCTCCTCATACTGGGTGTCATGCTCTTATAG
- the secG gene encoding preprotein translocase subunit SecG: MTVLLVILHIVVCIALIAVVLLQSGKGAEMGASFGASGSQSVFGAGGGNTFMSRVTTGAAIIFMLTSLTLAYLSGQSGSSSIMRGVKPAEKAAPSQSTPPATPQAAPKAEQQPTPQAPAAPTAPKN; the protein is encoded by the coding sequence ATGACCGTCTTACTTGTAATTCTTCACATTGTGGTATGCATAGCCCTGATAGCTGTCGTCCTTCTTCAATCCGGGAAAGGGGCCGAGATGGGAGCTTCCTTCGGGGCAAGCGGCAGCCAATCGGTATTCGGAGCCGGAGGTGGAAACACCTTCATGAGCCGGGTGACCACTGGTGCCGCAATCATCTTCATGCTCACCTCCTTGACGCTGGCCTACCTTTCGGGACAGTCCGGAAGCTCTTCGATTATGCGGGGGGTCAAACCGGCAGAGAAGGCTGCACCGAGCCAGTCGACACCGCCTGCCACCCCACAGGCAGCGCCCAAAGCCGAACAGCAGCCGACACCGCAAGCGCCGGCCGCACCGACGGCACCTAAAAATTAA